A DNA window from Ornithinimicrobium humiphilum contains the following coding sequences:
- a CDS encoding DUF3117 domain-containing protein encodes MAAMKPRTGDGPLEVTKEGRGIVLRMPLEGGGRLVVEMNAEEAAALGEAIKDCVG; translated from the coding sequence ATGGCAGCAATGAAGCCTCGCACCGGAGACGGTCCTCTGGAGGTCACCAAGGAAGGGCGCGGCATCGTCCTGCGCATGCCCCTCGAGGGCGGCGGCCGGCTGGTCGTCGAGATGAACGCCGAGGAGGCCGCAGCCCTGGGCGAGGCCATCAAGGACTGCGTCGGCTGA
- a CDS encoding O-methyltransferase, whose product MAAAKVSSLAYSEDFITPHPVIERAQRRGEQLGAAPVSNGAGATLRLLAATVAARHVVEVGTGAGSSGLWLLQGMPRDGVLTSIDDDPEVQRAAKEAYAAAGIPSQRTRVITGEAEQVLGRLTDGAYDLVLVDADVESSPVYAEQAVRLLRAGGVLVVNDMLGEDRVADPAARDEVTTLLRDLGKKLRDDDRLVPLLLPVGGGLLVAVRR is encoded by the coding sequence ATGGCAGCTGCGAAGGTCTCGTCCCTGGCCTACTCCGAGGACTTCATCACCCCCCACCCCGTCATCGAGCGGGCCCAGCGGCGCGGTGAGCAGCTCGGCGCGGCACCGGTGAGCAACGGCGCCGGCGCGACCCTGCGCCTGCTCGCCGCCACCGTCGCCGCCCGGCACGTCGTCGAGGTGGGCACCGGCGCGGGCAGCTCGGGCCTCTGGCTGCTCCAGGGCATGCCCCGCGACGGGGTTCTCACCTCCATCGACGACGACCCCGAGGTGCAGCGCGCCGCCAAAGAGGCCTACGCCGCGGCCGGCATCCCCTCCCAGCGCACCCGGGTCATCACCGGCGAGGCCGAGCAGGTCCTGGGCCGCCTCACCGACGGCGCCTACGACCTCGTGCTCGTCGACGCCGACGTGGAGTCCAGCCCGGTCTACGCCGAGCAGGCCGTCCGGCTGCTGCGCGCCGGGGGCGTGCTCGTCGTCAACGACATGCTGGGCGAGGACCGCGTGGCCGACCCCGCGGCCCGCGACGAGGTCACGACCCTGCTGCGCGACCTGGGCAAGAAGCTGCGCGACGACGACCGGCTCGTCCCCCTGCTCCTGCCCGTCGGCGGCGGGCTCCTGGTGGCCGTCCGCCGCTGA
- the sigE gene encoding RNA polymerase sigma factor SigE yields MNGQLPDVVGPNAGTDDTAAWVPPSWDEVVREHSARVYRLAYRLTGDPHEAEDLTQDVFVRVFRSLDSYRPGTFEGWLHRITTNLFLDRVRRRQRLRFDALTEELAARLPLRAAGTDPETAFEMTHLDSEIQAALAALPPQFRAAVVLSDIEGLSYEEVAQTLGIKMGTVRSRIHRGRALLRQSLAHRAPVSRGRTTTPVRRPATVLG; encoded by the coding sequence ATGAACGGGCAGCTGCCGGACGTCGTCGGACCCAACGCGGGGACGGACGACACCGCGGCTTGGGTGCCGCCGTCGTGGGACGAGGTCGTGCGCGAGCACTCGGCCCGCGTCTACCGCCTGGCCTACCGGCTGACCGGTGACCCGCACGAGGCCGAGGACCTGACCCAGGACGTCTTCGTCCGGGTCTTCCGTTCGCTCGACAGCTACCGTCCCGGCACGTTCGAGGGCTGGCTGCACCGCATCACGACCAACCTCTTCCTCGACCGGGTCCGCCGCCGGCAGCGGCTGCGCTTCGACGCGCTCACCGAGGAGCTCGCCGCCCGCCTGCCCCTGCGCGCCGCCGGGACCGACCCCGAGACGGCCTTCGAGATGACCCACCTCGACTCCGAGATCCAGGCCGCGCTGGCCGCGCTGCCGCCGCAGTTCCGCGCCGCGGTGGTGCTCTCCGACATCGAGGGGCTGTCCTACGAGGAGGTCGCGCAGACGCTCGGCATCAAGATGGGCACCGTGCGCTCGCGGATCCACCGCGGCCGGGCGCTGCTGCGCCAGTCGCTGGCCCACCGCGCGCCGGTCTCCCGGGGTCGCACGACCACGCCCGTCCGGCGTCCCGCCACCGTCCTGGGCTGA